The Pelorhabdus rhamnosifermentans genome includes the window ACAATCCAGATGCTTATACCATTGCATTTGTTGACTTAATCAATACGTATAAACCCAATGTGATACTATTAGGCGCAACAGTAGATGGACGCGATCTTGGACCGCGTGTGTCTTGTCGTGTCAAAGCAGGTCTAACTGCCGATTGTACCAATTTGGATATTGATGAAGAAACCCGTTTAGTTGCTTGGACGCGTCCCGCTTTTGGCGGTAATATTATGGCAACGATTCTTTGTCCTGACTATCGTCCACAAATGGGAACAGTTCGTCCGAAAGTATTTAAACGTCCGGAGCAAGACTTTAGCCGGACAGGCGAAATTATTAAAGTGCCAAGTAAAGTAAAACCCGAAGACATTCGTACCAAGCTTATTGAAGTCATCAATCTTTGTACAACTTCCGTCAACATTGAAGAAGCGGAAATTATCGTTTCCGGTGGACGCGGCATGTGTGATATGGCAAACTTTAAATTGCTTGAAGAACTAGCTGAGGCTGTGGGCGGTGCTGTAGGTGCTTCACGTGCAGCAGTTGATGCCGGCTGGATGCCTGCGC containing:
- a CDS encoding electron transfer flavoprotein subunit alpha/FixB family protein, translated to AIEREAVESTATVDKKDYKGVWVFVEHQKGLARGVAHELLGEGRILADKLGEELAAVVIGGNTEEIAKDVIASGADKVYVVAGEEYAHYNPDAYTIAFVDLINTYKPNVILLGATVDGRDLGPRVSCRVKAGLTADCTNLDIDEETRLVAWTRPAFGGNIMATILCPDYRPQMGTVRPKVFKRPEQDFSRTGEIIKVPSKVKPEDIRTKLIEVINLCTTSVNIEEAEIIVSGGRGMCDMANFKLLEELAEAVGGAVGASRAAVDAGWMPALHQVGQTGKTVAPKIYFAFGISGAIQHLAGMSTSDIIIAINKDPDANIFKFANYGIVADALQVIPMLTAEFKKLKAN